Below is a genomic region from Aurantimonas sp. HBX-1.
AAGCCTGACGAAGAAGAGGCGTTCTTCGCGGCCGGCGGCAGCATCCTGCGGCTGTGGGAGGGCGACGCGATCCCGGAACGCCTCCGTGCCGTGAAGGGCCGGAACCGCCGGGTCTGGGTCACCACGGGTCATCATCAGACCGGCCGCGACGTCGGCGATTTTGCACCCGACGTGCTGCGCCGCATGGCCGCCGACGGCGCTGCCGGCTTCCTCGTCAACGATCCGGCCGCAGCGCACGAGGCACTTGCCGGCCTTCGCCTGGAGGAAAGCGCATGAGCCAAGGCTCGACTCTCCTCGTCTGCTTCGACGGACTGCGGCGCGACCATGCCACGGCCGAGCGCATGCCGAATCTCGCCCGCTTCATGGCTGGCGGCGTCGACATGATCAATTCGCGCAGCGTCTTCCCGAGCGAAACCCGCGTCGCCTCGACCAGCACCGTCACCGGCTCCGCGCCGGGCGAGCACGGGCTCGTCGCCAACCAGTTCATCAATCCCGCCGTCCTCCCGGAAGGCCTCTTCAACACGGCAAAACGCGACAATCTGCTGCGCGCCGACGCGCTCGGCGTCCTCGTTGACCGCGAGAGCCTTGGCCAGCGTCTGGCGCGTGCCGGCAGGCGGTTCGCCGTCGTCAGCACCGCAACGCCCGGCGCGACCTTCATGATGAGCTACGGCGCAGGCGGTCTCGGCCAGCCGGTTTTCTCGGTGCACGAGGGGGTCGGCACCCACGAGGTCATGAGGCAGGCCGAAGAACGGTTCGGTGCGATCCCTGAAGGCGCGACGCCCAACACGGCGCGGATCGACTATGCGACGCGGGTCCTGACCGACCTCGTCTATCCGACGCATGGACCCGATCTCGCGGTCTTCTGGATGTCCGATCCGGACATAACCTCGCACGGCTATGGCATCGACGGCCCCGAGACGATCACCGCGCAGCGCGGCTGCGATGACGCCTTCGGCCGCATCCTGGATTGGTGGCAGGCCGGCGACGGACCGGAGAACATCATGGTCATGTCCGACCATGGGCAGATCACCGGCGCAGGCCGCGTCGATCTGAGGTCAGCCCTGCCAGACCATGCGGACTATCTGGCGCCCGGCTATTTCTCCGGCCTGTATCTCCCGAAGCCCTCCCGCAAGACGATCGCGAAGACCGTCGAGGAACTGGCTGCCGAACCCTGGTGTGGCCTCGTCTTCGTCAACCTTCCCGGGGAACCTCAGGCCACCGTGCCGGGTGCGATTGCGGCCTCGGCCATGGGCGGCGGCCATCCTCGCTCGGCGCCCGTCTCCTTCACGCTTCGCGCGTCGGCGGGCCTGCCCCCCGGCTCGGCGGAAACCTGCCTTTTCGTCGGTGGCATCGAACCCGGTGGCGGCATGCATGGCGGCCTTACCCGGGGCGAACTCTCGACCGCTCTGGCCGCGGCCGGGCCGGCGTTCCGACATGACGTGCAATCGGCGACCCCATGTTGGCTGCCCGACATCGCGCCGACGCTCCTGACGATCCTCGGCCTCGCCACCGAAGGGACCGGCGGCCGGATCCTGGGCGAGGTTCTGGCAGACCGCGACGGCGAGCCGGCGTGCGTCGAGCGGCGCACCCTCACTGCCTCGGTCGGCAGCCACGAACAGACCGTCGAGCAGTGGCTCGTCGACGGCCGCGCGATCACCGATTTCGGCTGGTCGCAAGGGCCCGGGGACCCGCTGCGATGAGCCCGCGTTTCCTCCTGACGAAGCTGCTGCGTGCGTTCCTAACGCTCGTTCTCGCCGTCACCTTCGTCTTCGTCGTGCTTCGCATGTCCGGCGATCCGGTGACGCAGATGCTTCCCGACGACACGCCGGCCGCCGTCATAACGGAATACCGCGCGATGTGGGGGCTAGACCGTCCGCTGCCGGAGCAATATCTGCGATATGTCGCGGGCATCTTCCGGGGGGATTTCGGCTTTTCGTTCCGTGACGACCGGCCGGCGTTCGACGTCGTCCTGGAGCGCCTGCCCCTCACGCTCCAACTGGGTCTCACGGCACTCGCCTTAACGCTTCTTCTCGGGCTCGGCGCGGGAATCCTGGCGGCGCTGAACCGCGGCACGACGATCGAC
It encodes:
- a CDS encoding alkaline phosphatase family protein, which encodes MSQGSTLLVCFDGLRRDHATAERMPNLARFMAGGVDMINSRSVFPSETRVASTSTVTGSAPGEHGLVANQFINPAVLPEGLFNTAKRDNLLRADALGVLVDRESLGQRLARAGRRFAVVSTATPGATFMMSYGAGGLGQPVFSVHEGVGTHEVMRQAEERFGAIPEGATPNTARIDYATRVLTDLVYPTHGPDLAVFWMSDPDITSHGYGIDGPETITAQRGCDDAFGRILDWWQAGDGPENIMVMSDHGQITGAGRVDLRSALPDHADYLAPGYFSGLYLPKPSRKTIAKTVEELAAEPWCGLVFVNLPGEPQATVPGAIAASAMGGGHPRSAPVSFTLRASAGLPPGSAETCLFVGGIEPGGGMHGGLTRGELSTALAAAGPAFRHDVQSATPCWLPDIAPTLLTILGLATEGTGGRILGEVLADRDGEPACVERRTLTASVGSHEQTVEQWLVDGRAITDFGWSQGPGDPLR